From Vitis vinifera cultivar Pinot Noir 40024 chromosome 14, ASM3070453v1, a single genomic window includes:
- the LOC132255052 gene encoding protein FAR1-RELATED SEQUENCE 5-like: protein MSIQMGFSYCVRMKKSEVEDGRVQMMQSVKEKTIKREFEVKEEDVVNDDAFIGGTYDMGGNGLKQKVLKGISDEEVYKLQFDRIDEAETFYNMLARVAGFSIRKDDLKRDKNGDIISRKWVCSREGQRATKFIENDKRQREPRSLTRVGCEAAFRVGLNRKDGKWIVKEFIGDHNHNLVDAINTQFLRSHRTISNPDKAQVDGLRKVGVKTTQIMDYMVKQSGGHEHVGFTQKDIYNHVDAMRRSEIKDGDAEAALAYLCGKAEMDSSFFYKFNIDEESRLANLFWADSTARMDYACFGDVLAFDTTYRTNAYKKPLVVLVGVNHHHQTVVFGCALLIDESVGTYEWVLETFLEAMMNKRPISVVTDGDKAMRKAIKKVLPDTCHRLCSWHLQRNAFTNVHIKDFSSIFARCMFMRGNEEEFKKVWHEMVANLGLNENRWVTEIYGKRKDGQRRIYVEISLEG, encoded by the exons ATGAGTATTCAGATGGGCTTCAGCTATTGCGTGAGGATGAAGAAGAGTGAAGTGGAAGACGGACGGGTTCAG ATGATGCAATCGGTGAAGGAGAAAACAATCAAGCGGGAGTTTGAAGTGAAGGAGGAGGACGTCGTCAATGACGATGCATTTATCGGTGGCACTTACGACATGGGTGGAAACGGTTTGAAACAGAAGGTGTTGAAGGGTATTTCAGATGAAGAAGTCTACAAATTGCAATTCGATCGCATAGATGAGGCTGAAACATTTTACAACATGTTAGCTAGAGTAGCCGGATTTAGTATTCGAAAAGATGATTTGAAGCGTGACAAGAATGGAGATATAATATCTCGAAAGTGGGTGTGTTCTAGAGAAGGGCAGCGAGCGACaaagtttattgaaaatgacaagCGACAGCGTGAGCCACGATCATTGACTAGGGTTGGATGTGAAGCTGCATTTCGTGTAGGCTTGAATAGGAAAGATGGAAAGTGGATTGTAAAGGAATTTATAGGAGATCATAATCATAATTTGGTCGATGCTATCAACACACAATTCCTTCGGTCTCATCGAACAATAAGTAATCCCGATAAGGCACAAGTTGATGGTTTGCGTAAAGTAGGTGTTAAAACCACACAAATTATGGACTATATGGTAAAACAATCAGGGGGACATGAGCACGTCGGTTTCACACAAAAAGATATATACAATCACGTTGATGCAATGCGTAGAAGTGAAATTAAAGACGGTGATGCAGAAGCGGCATTGGCTTATTTGTGTGGAAAGGCAGAAatggattcttcatttttttataaattcaacatTGATGAAGAAAGTCGACTAGCAAATTTGTTTTGGGCTGATTCAACTGCTCGAATGGATTATGCGTGTTTTGGAGATGTCCTAGCATTTGACACAACCTATAGGACAAATGCCTATAAAAAGCCTCTAGTAGTGTTGGTCGGTGTTAATCATCACCATCAAACTGTTGTATTTGGTTGTGCGTTATTGATAGATGAAAGTGTTGGGACATATGAATGGGTGTTGGAGACATTTCTTGAAGCAATGATGAATAAGAGACCCATATCTGTTGTAACCGATGGGGATAAAGCTATGCGTAAGGCAATTAAAAAAGTATTACCTGATACGTGTCATCGATTGTGTTCATGGCATTTGCAACGAAATGCATTCACGAATGTGCATATTAAGGACTTCTCAAGCATATTTGCAAGGTGCATGTTCATGCGTGGGAATGAAGAAGAATTCAAAAAGGTTTGGCATGAAATGGTTGCAAATTTGGGACTTAATGAGAATCGTTGGGTGACCGAGATATATGGGAAACGTAAAGATGGGCAGAGGCGTATTTACGTGGAAATTTCTTTGGAGGGATGA
- the LOC109121391 gene encoding uncharacterized protein LOC109121391 isoform X1, which translates to MAKSKESSKQYSLQKGVVPKLYLQTRCSPERVIRVIENLEPKQKAAIEEIGFGSLLQLRCRKIDHGLCLWLINSFNPNTYMLQLYNTCIKLSPIDVEFIMGLRARGLKIGMNKDVGHKNDLCKKYCDKKGRLPLVMLENQIREDKEGGNDFKVRFVLFVLGALLCPTMKLFVNRSFLHIVEDIDSIKKMNWAEFVLSYLVHGIEEFKKKQQSGVCGCLLFLMLFYHEHISFEEKFLPLYTRPSPRITAWGDDEVLDRKRRLKKLGGYANEDLKIWVIENEIRDCVDGNAMTMASENEDDEKFVSNLNKDVIKRVDGGKLMEMDKTFQQLKTHLLDMAYGASSSSCDKILAKFEENYTQVKGLFLRSSGKPLRMHEEGTKNDMLSCERSLEDTNNMNVNEHYLHTLSNEKLCTEDFNEKNEDACATSIEVHIILDENENILPLPIKRSRRDYGKEPLRALCCYPNHVMKTRSSRERKPSKFKVSLFVQKSRKMVKREASEV; encoded by the exons atggcaaagtccaaagaaagttcaaaacaatattCACTTCAAAAGGGTGTGGTTCCAAag TTATATCTTCAGACTCGATGCTCCCCCGAGCGAGTTATTAGAGtgattgaaaatttagaacCAAAGCAAAAGGCAGCCATAGAAGAAATAGGATTTGGTAGCCTCTTGCAACTTCGATGTAGGAAAATAGATCATGGGTTATGTCTTTGGTTGATAAATAGTTTTAATCCGAACACTTATATGTTACAGTTGTATAATACTTGTATCAAATTATCCCCCAttgatgttgaatttattatgggaTTGAGGGCAAGAGGGTTAAAGATTGGCATGAACAAAGATGTTGGTCATAAGaatgatttatgtaaaaaatattgtgataaaaaaggGCGATTGCCATTAGTgatgttagaaaatcaaattagggaGGATAAAGAGGGTGGAAACGATTTTAAAGttcgttttgtattatttgtgttgGGTGCATTATTGTGCCCAACAATGAAGCTTTTTGTGAATCGCTCTTTCTTACATATTGTGGAAGACATCGattcaataaagaaaatgaattgggCAGAATTTGTGTTGTCCTATCTTGTGCACGGGATTGAAGAGTTTaagaagaaacaacaaagtggggtttgcggttgcttattgtttttaatg TTATTCTACCACGAGCATATATCCTTTGAAGAGAAATTCTTACCGCTATATACTCGACCTTCTCCTCGGATTACTGCTTGGGGAGATGATGAAGTCTTGGACAGGAAACGAAGATTGAAAAAACTTGGTGGATATGCAAATGAGGAT CTCAAAATATGGGTGATAGAAAATGAGATAAGGGATTGCGTTGATGGAAATGCAATGACAATGGCGAGTGAGAATGAGGACGATGAGAAATTTGTATCCAATCTAAACAAAGATGTTATTAAACGA GTTGATGGTGGGAAGTTAATGGAGATGGATAAAACCTTTCAACAATTAAAGACACATCTACTTGATATGGCTTATGGTGCAAGTAGTAGTAGTTGTGATAAAATTTTGGCTAAATTTGAGGAGAATTATACTCAAGTGAAAGGTCTCTTCCTTAGGTCAAGCGGAAAACCTTTGAGAATGCACGAGGAAGGAACGAAGAATGACATGCTCTCATGCGAGAGAAGTTTGGAAGATACGAACAATATGAATGTGAATGAACATTATCTTCACACTTTGTCAAATGAGAAGTTATGCACCGAGGACTTTAATGAaaagaatgaagatgcatgTGCTACATCAATTGAAGTGCATATCATTCTAGACgaaaatgaaaatatcttaCCACTTCCAATCAAAAGGAGTAGAAGAGATTATGGAAAG GAACCATTACGAGCACTATGCTGTTATCCTAATCATGTCATGAAAACACGTTCATCAAGGGAGAGGAAACCAAGTAAATTCAAGGTCTCCCTGTTTGTACAGAAATCAAGGAAGATGGTAAAACGTGAAGCATCAGAGGTATAA
- the LOC109121391 gene encoding uncharacterized protein LOC109121391 isoform X2: protein MAKSKESSKQYSLQKGVVPKLYLQTRCSPERVIRVIENLEPKQKAAIEEIGFGSLLQLRCRKIDHGLCLWLINSFNPNTYMLQLYNTCIKLSPIDVEFIMGLRARGLKIGMNKDVGHKNDLCKKYCDKKGRLPLVMLENQIREDKEGGNDFKVRFVLFVLGALLCPTMKLFVNRSFLHIVEDIDSIKKMNWAEFVLSYLVHGIEEFKKKQQSGVCGCLLFLMLFYHEHISFEEKFLPLYTRPSPRITAWGDDEVLDRKRRLKKLGGYANEDLKIWVIENEIRDCVDGNAMTMASENEDDEKFVSNLNKDVIKRVDGGKLMEMDKTFQQLKTHLLDMAYGASSSSCDKILAKFEENYTQVKGLFLRSSGKPLRMHEEGTKNDMLSCERSLEDTNNMNVNEHYLHTLSNEKLCTEDFNEKNEDACATSIEVHIILDENENILPLPIKRSRRDYGKEPLRALCCYPNHVMKTRSSRERKPSKFKVSLFVQKSRKMVKREASE from the exons atggcaaagtccaaagaaagttcaaaacaatattCACTTCAAAAGGGTGTGGTTCCAAag TTATATCTTCAGACTCGATGCTCCCCCGAGCGAGTTATTAGAGtgattgaaaatttagaacCAAAGCAAAAGGCAGCCATAGAAGAAATAGGATTTGGTAGCCTCTTGCAACTTCGATGTAGGAAAATAGATCATGGGTTATGTCTTTGGTTGATAAATAGTTTTAATCCGAACACTTATATGTTACAGTTGTATAATACTTGTATCAAATTATCCCCCAttgatgttgaatttattatgggaTTGAGGGCAAGAGGGTTAAAGATTGGCATGAACAAAGATGTTGGTCATAAGaatgatttatgtaaaaaatattgtgataaaaaaggGCGATTGCCATTAGTgatgttagaaaatcaaattagggaGGATAAAGAGGGTGGAAACGATTTTAAAGttcgttttgtattatttgtgttgGGTGCATTATTGTGCCCAACAATGAAGCTTTTTGTGAATCGCTCTTTCTTACATATTGTGGAAGACATCGattcaataaagaaaatgaattgggCAGAATTTGTGTTGTCCTATCTTGTGCACGGGATTGAAGAGTTTaagaagaaacaacaaagtggggtttgcggttgcttattgtttttaatg TTATTCTACCACGAGCATATATCCTTTGAAGAGAAATTCTTACCGCTATATACTCGACCTTCTCCTCGGATTACTGCTTGGGGAGATGATGAAGTCTTGGACAGGAAACGAAGATTGAAAAAACTTGGTGGATATGCAAATGAGGAT CTCAAAATATGGGTGATAGAAAATGAGATAAGGGATTGCGTTGATGGAAATGCAATGACAATGGCGAGTGAGAATGAGGACGATGAGAAATTTGTATCCAATCTAAACAAAGATGTTATTAAACGA GTTGATGGTGGGAAGTTAATGGAGATGGATAAAACCTTTCAACAATTAAAGACACATCTACTTGATATGGCTTATGGTGCAAGTAGTAGTAGTTGTGATAAAATTTTGGCTAAATTTGAGGAGAATTATACTCAAGTGAAAGGTCTCTTCCTTAGGTCAAGCGGAAAACCTTTGAGAATGCACGAGGAAGGAACGAAGAATGACATGCTCTCATGCGAGAGAAGTTTGGAAGATACGAACAATATGAATGTGAATGAACATTATCTTCACACTTTGTCAAATGAGAAGTTATGCACCGAGGACTTTAATGAaaagaatgaagatgcatgTGCTACATCAATTGAAGTGCATATCATTCTAGACgaaaatgaaaatatcttaCCACTTCCAATCAAAAGGAGTAGAAGAGATTATGGAAAG GAACCATTACGAGCACTATGCTGTTATCCTAATCATGTCATGAAAACACGTTCATCAAGGGAGAGGAAACCAAGTAAATTCAAGGTCTCCCTGTTTGTACAGAAATCAAGGAAGATGGTAAAACGTGAAGCATCAGAG tga
- the LOC132255053 gene encoding uncharacterized protein LOC132255053: MHDECPGHWYLCVIDFKNSHTQILDLLRSKNRDKFRFQSVKTVVEFCQTFFKLSDIGKDVFQFSIDWAPSIPTQENGWDCGVHVIRHMQRFKNGDPMTSSDFCNSMKIRREIACDLVLHEGNREKQTIVAIVCTKTSTRAMKKLLL, translated from the exons ATGCATGACGAATGCCCTGGTCATTGGTATCTGTGCGTCATTGACTTCAAAAACTCTCATACCCAAATTTTGGACTTATTACGATCGAAGAATCGAGACAAGTTCCGGTTTCAGAGTGTCAAAACAGTG GTTGAATTTTGTCAAACGTTCTTCAAACTATCTGACATAGGGAAAGATGTCTTCCAATTCTCCATTGATTGGGCTCCTTCGATTCCGACCCAAGAGAATGG gtGGGACTGTGGAGTGCATGTCATTAGACATATGCAGAGATTCAAAAATGGTGATCCGATGACGAGCTCCGACTTTTGTAATTCTATGAAAATACGTCGAGAAATAGCATGTGATTTAGTTTTACACGAgggaaatagagaaaaacaaaccattgtGGCTATTGTTTGTACAAAGACATCGACACGagcaatgaaaaaattattattatga